From a region of the Candida albicans SC5314 chromosome 1, complete sequence genome:
- the DIP5 gene encoding Dip5p (Dicarboxylic amino acid permease; mutation confers hypersensitivity to toxic ergosterol analog; induced upon phagocytosis by macrophage; Gcn4-regulated; upregulated by Rim101 at pH 8; rat catheter and Spider biofilm induced) produces the protein MVFGYNSDKGLSNEEKRSSTADLESVITQHTNNYDLYIARSNPSAHNAEEGHQLRQELHARHVSLIAIGGALGTGLLIGTGSALKTAGPGAILVAYGAIGFVVYMVMTALGEIASFIPLPGFANYGKRYADEALGFACGIVYLIKYLVLPANQLTAGALTMQYWVSRDRVNPGVWITVFLVVITFINFLGVKVFGEIEFWMSILKVLTCLGLILLLWIIALGGGPTHERLGFRYWKNPGAFIHYSNSAQDVAIGGSKGRFVAFVSVLVTAVFAYLGSELVAVTFSETRNPRRAIPKAIKLTLYRILVFYILSILFVGMCVSSKDPLLLGAKGTNAGASPFVIAIKNAKIHGLDHLINACILLFVISASNSDMYVCSRSVYSLSVDGYLPKFFSKTNRMGVPYYGVLLSFLFCLLAYMNVSSGSAEVFTYFVNVVSLTGLIAWACILTFHIRFMKALKAQGLDRKKDLVYRSPLQPYGSYISLVICIVIIFIKNFTVFLGDTFDYKNFITGYIVLPVFLIFFFGYKIVYKTKWLKPEEVDLDTFRDVIDAEFEKFEAEEAERKAIREAEGKRFDAQWFYDKFLGWIF, from the coding sequence ATGGTATTTGGCTACAATAGCGACAAAGGTCTTCTGAACGAAGAAAAAAGATCATCAACTGCCGACTTAGAATCGGTTATTACCCAACATACAAACAATTACGATCTCTATATTGCTAGATCCAATCCCTCAGCTCATAATGCAGAAGAAGGACACCAACTTAGACAAGAATTACACGCACGTCATGTCTCATTGATTGCCATTGGGGGTGCATTGGGAACAGGTCTTCTTATTGGTACTGGGCTGGCTTTAAAAACTGCTGGACCAGGTGCTATATTGGTAGCTTATGGTGCCATTGGGTTTGTTGTCTATATGGTTATGACTGCTTTAGGTGAAATTGCCTCTTTTATTCCATTGCCTGGGTTTGCAAATTATGGGAAAAGATACGCTGACGAAGCTTTGGGTTTTGCTTGTGGTATTGTCTATcttattaaatatttagtTCTTCCCGCTAATCAATTGACAGCTGGTGCATTAACCATGCAATATTGGGTTTCAAGAGATCGAGTGAATCCAGGGGTTTGGATTACAGTGTTTCTTGTTGTCATTacattcattaattttcttGGTGTCAAAGTGTTTGGTGAAATCGAATTCTGGATGTCAATATTAAAAGTCTTGACTTGTTTAGGAttaattcttttgttgTGGATTATTGCCTTGGGTGGTGGACCAACACATGAAAGACTTGGTTTCAGATATTGGAAAAACCCAGGGGCTTTCATTCATTATTCCAATTCCGCCCAAGATGTGGCTATTGGTGGTTCAAAAGGGAGATTCGTTGCATTTGTTTCAGTTTTAGTTACTGCTGTGTTTGCTTATCTTGGATCTGAATTAGTTGCTGTTACATTCAGTGAAACTAGAAATCCAAGAAGGGCTATTCCAAAAGCTATCAAGTTGACATTGTACCGTATCCTTGTTTTCTACATCTTGTCgattttatttgttggtATGTGTGTCTCATCTAAAGatccattattattgggTGCTAAAGGTACCAATGCCGGAGCTAGTCCTTTTGTTATTGCCATTAAAAACGCTAAAATCCACGGGTTAGACCATCTTATCAATGCCTGTATTCTTTTGTTTGTCATTTCAGCCTCCAATAGTGATATGTATGTTTGTTCACGACTGGTTTACAGTTTGCTGGTTGATGGCTATCTTCCAAAATTCTTCTCCAAAACCAACAGAATGGGTGTTCCATACTATGGTGTTTTATTGAGTTTCTTGTTCTGTTTATTGGCATACATGAATGTTTCTTCTGGGTCTGCTGAAGTTTTCACATACTTTGTTAATGTTGTCTCTTTAACTGGTTTAATTGCTTGGGCTTGTATTTTGACTTTCCACATTAGATTTATGAAAGCTTTGAAAGCACAAGGTTTGGACAGAAAGAAAGATTTGGTTTACAGATCTCCTTTACAGCCATATGGTAGTTACATATCTTTGGTCAtttgtattgttattattttcatcaagAATTTCACAGTATTTTTGGGTGATACCTTTGATTACAAAAACTTTATCACTGGATACATTGTTTTGCCAgtgtttttaattttcttctttggttACAAGATTGtttataaaacaaaatggTTGAAACCagaagaagttgatttGGATACTTTCAGGGACGTTATTGATGCAGAATTTGAGAAATTCGAAGCTGAAGAAGCTGAAAGAAAGGCTATCAGAGAAGCCGAAGGTAAACGTTTTGATGCACAATGGTTCTATGATAAATTCTTGGGATGGATTTTCTAA
- the PUT4 gene encoding Put4p (Putative proline permease; fungal-specific (no human or murine homolog); repressed during the mating process), translating into MSKKNDNITYDVEKISIENPLPAKEFNDFHDKLDVEKYGETKRKLNSRHVNLLMIGQSIGSALFVSIKNPLHNSGSLSFFLAFAIWACLVIYPLMQAIGEMCSYLPIKGSFFHFSARYVDPALGFASSLIYTYTALMFVCIEATACAGLISFWTDINPGVFITIALVLFFLLNLFGAQFYGEFESIFSSFKVILILGLMLFSLISMCGGNPQHNAYGFQHWKEGGLFRPYLVGGTTGKFLGTYNCLIWAGFAAGGPDVLALIAAEVKMPRKNIGIVAKRSYIRIYLFYLGGIFFLNCLIASNDPSLVKSLKSSTVSPWTLGIQNVGVRGLGSVVNGAVLTSAFSCGNAFFFLGTRSLYSASLAGYVPRFFSKCLKSGVPINCVIFTGVVSLISYLNVSQSTGVVFNWFVNLATTGLLCSYICMWLAYFKFRKAYVVQTGKQMKKGEYPYYLAPKFIHPYFTYFGFFINVVVLFFNGFWIFFPGQFSVSNLFTSYFAPVFFICLFVFWKVFKKTHWRNAMEADITTGKQYIDEEEERDIEFELNRERRKGWFFVACRKASDFCFS; encoded by the coding sequence ATGCTGAAGAAGAATGATAATATAACTTATGATGTTGAAAAGATATCTATTGAAAATCCACTTCCTGCTAAGGAGTTTAATGATTTCCATGACAAATTagatgttgaaaaatatggagaaactaaaagaaaattgaatctGCGTCAcgttaatttattaatgattgGTCAATCTATTGGATCAGCATTGTTTGTCAGTATAAAGAATCCATTACATAATAGTGGTTCactttcattttttttagcaTTTGCAATTTGGGCTTGTTTAGTGATATACCCATTGATGCAAGCTATTGGTGAAATGTGTTCTTATTTACCCATTAAGGGTTcattctttcatttttctgCTCGTTATGTTGATCCAGCTTTGGGGTTTGCTTCCTCGTTGATATATACTTATACTGCATTAATGTTTGTTTGTATTGAAGCAACGGCCTGTGCAGGattaatatcattttgGACAGATATTAACCCTGGTGTTTTCATTACTATTGCATTAGTGTTATTTTTCTTGCTCAATTTGTTTGGTGCCCAATTCTATGGTGAATTTGAATcgattttttcttcatttaaagtaattttgattttgggcttaatgttgttttctttaataTCAATGTGTGGTGGTAATCCTCAACATAATGCTTATGGGTTTCAACATTGGAAAGAAGGTGGTCTTTTCAGACCATATTTGGTGGGTGGCACAACTGGTAAATTTTTGGGGACAtacaattgtttaatttggGCTGGGTTTGCAGCTGGTGGTCCTGATGTGTTAGCATTGATTGCTGCAGAAGTTAAGATGCCACGTAAAAACATTGGGATTGTTGCTAAACGTTCCTATATCAGAATATACTTGTTCTATCTCGGtggtatttttttcttgaactGTCTTATAGCTTCTAATGATCCATCATTAGTGAAATCCTTGAAATCATCTACTGTGTCACCTTGGACTTTAGGTATTCAAAATGTTGGTGTTCGTGGGTTGGGACTGGTTGTTAATGGAGCTGTTTTGACTTCGGCATTTTCTTGTGGGAATgcatttttctttcttggaACCAGGTCACTTTATTCTGCCTCTTTGGCAGGATATGTCCCAAGATTCTTCTCTAAATGTTTGAAAAGTGGTGTTCCTATCAATTGTGTCATATTCACCGGTGTTGTATCATTGATTTCATATTTGAACGTTAGTCAATCCACTGGAGTGGTATTTAATTGGTTTGTTAATTTAGCCACCACGGGGTTATTATGTTCTTATATCTGTATGTGGCTCGcttatttcaaatttagaAAAGCATATGTGGTTCAAACTGgtaaacaaatgaaaaagggAGAGTATCCATATTATTTGGCACCAAAATTCATTCATCCTTATTTCACATACTTTggttttttcattaatgttgtggttttatttttcaatgggTTCTGGATATTTTTTCCTGGACAATTCTCCGTATCTAATTTGTTTACTTCTTATTTTGCTCCAGTGTTTTTCATctgtttatttgttttttggaAAGTGTTTAAAAAGACTCATTGGAGAAATGCCATGGAAGCTGATATTACTACAGGTAAACAATacattgatgaagaagaagaaagagatattgaatttgaacTTAACcgagaaagaagaaaaggatGGTTTTTTGTTGCCTGTAGAAAGGCATCTGATTTCTGTTTTAGTTAG
- the HNM4 gene encoding Hnm4p (Putative choline permease; fungal-specific (no human or murine homolog)), with protein sequence MSYQITEKKDLTYVITENSIPQAQLEKNFSLLSTCAFQFTLICSALAIGTFLSTVIGVGGSPVLIFGFIVAITFDLIICYSLAELASAYPHSSAQVHWTYCLASEKYKRSLSFLTGILSCAGWIFACFSSTYVASMFILALAQIYHQDYIPKSFHYYLVYLAVFLSGYLVNVFLVKLLPLITNISVAVINFGTFFIIITLLVKSPKQSAEFVFKNIINETGWSSNGVVFFLGMLPSLACVTLFDGAVHLTDEIAQPERNIPLVMVISNTLSGVMAFFAAIVYMFCVVNVNNLSNPVGGEPIVQLMYDSFQSEALTTIGVVCLILTFVGSSYMYYTSTSRLIWSFANSNGLPFSKYIGEVSSNLKSPVYALSFLTVLCIIIGTLIMGSDGALNAVLGTSMVCINLSYLIPIACLLVKSKFSTTHRFNERPYFCLGKFGLPMNIASVLWVCFIMVWLNFPLSYPVTSDNMNYACVVLGITCIIGIILWFVHGRNHYDHNIDFKHF encoded by the coding sequence ATGTCTTATCAAATTacagaaaagaaagacTTGACTTATGTTATCACGGAAAATAGTATCCCCCAAGCACAActagaaaaaaatttcagtTTACTAAGTACATGTGCATTTCAATTCACTTTGATATGTTCAGCACTTGCAATAGGTACATTTCTAAGTACCGTGATAGGAGTAGGAGGTAGTCCAGTACTAATATTTGGATTCATTGTTGCCATCACCTTTGATCTCATTATTTGTTATTCCTTAGCCGAATTAGCGTCTGCTTATCCACATTCATCGGCTCAAGTTCATTGGACATATTGTTTAGCATCGGAGAAATACAAACGTAGTCTTAGCTTTTTAACTGGTATTTTATCATGTGCGGGTTGGATATTTGCTTGTTTTAGTTCTACTTATGTGGCATCAATGTTTATTTTGGCATTGGCACAAATTTATCACCAAGACTATATCCCAAAAAGTTTCCATTATTATCTTGTTTATTTGGCAGTGTTTTTATCGGGTTATTTGGTCAATGTGTTTTTAGTCAAATTGTTACCGTTAATCACCAATATTTCAGTTGCAGTAATAAATTTTGGAAcattctttattattattacacTTTTAGTCAAATCACCAAAACAATCTGCTGAGTTTGTGtttaaaaatatcatcaatgaAACGGGCTGGTCCTCCAATGGAGTGGTATTTTTCTTGGGGATGTTGCCTAGCTTAGCCTGTGTCACATTATTTGATGGAGCAGTACATTTGACAGATGAAATTGCCCAACCAGAACGAAATATACCGTTAGTGATGGTTATATCAAATACACTTTCTGGCGTTATGGCATTTTTCGCTGCTATAGTCTACATGTTTTGTGTGGTGAATGTCAACAACTTATCAAATCCAGTAGGTGGAGAACCAATTGTGCAATTAATGTATGATTCTTTTCAATCGGAGGCATTAACCACAATTGGAGTCGTTTGTTTAATATTGACTTTTGTTGGCTCGTCTTATATGTATTATACCAGTACTTCAAGATTGATTTGGTCATTTGCAAACTCAAATGGACTTCCCTTTAGCAAATACATAGGTGAGGTTTCTTCAAACTTGAAAAGTCCAGTTTATGCATTGTCTTTCTTGACGGTTCTTTGCATAATCATTGGAACATTAATTATGGGATCAGATGGTGCATTGAATGCTGTCTTGGGTACATCAATGGTATGTATTAACTTATCATATTTGATACCCATTGCATGTTTATTGGTGAAAAGTAAATTTTCCACCACCCATAGATTCAATGAACGTCcatatttttgtttgggAAAATTTGGATTGCCAATGAACATTGCCTCTGTCCTTTGGGTGTGCTTTATTATGGTATGGTTGAATTTCCCCTTGAGTTACCCGGTGACATCTGATAACATGAACTATGCTTGTGTGGTATTAGGAATAACCTGTATTATTGGAATAATATTGTGGTTTGTTCATGGAAGAAACCACTATGACcataatattgattttaaacACTTTTAA
- the SNZ1 gene encoding pyridoxine biosynthesis protein (Stationary phase protein; vitamin B synthesis; induced byyeast-hypha switch, 3-AT or in azole-resistant strain overexpressing MDR1; soluble in hyphae; regulated by Gcn4, macrophage; Spider biofilm induced; rat catheter biofilm repressed) — MSDFKVKAGLAQMLKGGVIMDVVNADQAKIAEAAGACAVMALERIPAEMRKSNQVCRMSDPKMIKDIMETVKIPVMAKCRIGHFTESQILEALGVDYIDESEVLTPADTVYHIDKTKFKVPFVCGARNLGEALRRINEGAAMIRCKGEAGTGDVSSAVDHIRTIKKDIEEASKLKTETEIVELARELRVPTELLIQVIEEKKLPVVLFCAGGVSTPADAALLMQLGCDGVFVGSGIFKSKNPEKLAKAIVNATTHYNDPVKLLQYSTDLGELMGGIAIDSIKEEEKLEKRGW; from the coding sequence ATGTCAGATTTTAAAGTAAAGGCCGGTTTAGCACAAATGCTTAAAGGAGGTGTCATTATGGATGTTGTTAATGCAGATCAAGCCAAGATCGCCGAGGCAGCTGGTGCTTGTGCTGTTATGGCATTAGAAAGAATTCCTGCTGAAATgagaaaatcaaatcaagtTTGTAGAATGTCTGATCCTAAAATGATTAAAGATATAATGGAAACAGTCAAAATCCCAGTTATGGCAAAATGTAGAATTGGTCATTTTACTGAAAGTCAAATTTTGGAAGCTTTAGGTGTTGATTACATTGATGAAAGTGAAGTTTTAACCCCTGCTGACACGGTATATCATATTGATAAAACCAAATTCAAAGTACCATTTGTATGTGGGGCAAGAAACTTGGGTGAAGCATTGAGAAGAATCAACGAAGGTGCAGCCATGATTAGATGTAAAGGTGAAGCAGGTACTGGTGATGTTTCCTCAGCAGTGGATCATATTAGAACCATCAAGaaagatattgaagaagcttctaaattgaaaactgaAACGGAAATTGTTGAGCTTGCACGTGAATTAAGAGTTCCAACtgaattattaattcaGGTCATcgaagaaaagaaattaccTGTGGTTTTATTCTGTGCTGGTGGTGTGTCTACTCCAGCTGATGCTGCATTATTGATGCAATTGGGATGTGATGGTGTTTTTGTTGGATCTggtattttcaaatcaaagaaCCCCGAAAAATTGGCTAAAGCAATTGTCAACGCTACCACTCACTACAATGATCCTGTTAAACTTTTGCAATATTCAACTGATTTGGGTGAATTGATGGGAGGAATTGCcattgattcaattaaagaagaagagaaattggaaaaaagaGGCTGGTGA